Proteins encoded within one genomic window of Dermatophilus congolensis:
- a CDS encoding inositol monophosphatase family protein, whose protein sequence is MDAHRLETDAVLELLKHVATEYITPRFRKLGDDEVMEKKPGDLVTIADREAEKAVTDWLHSHDPEALVVGEEATAADPTLLNKLAHAPRAWIIDPVDGTKNFVNGRKEHAVMLAELAHGETVRGWIWQPELGHAYVAEKGAGLYLDNTRLNPTPRSNNPAELRVLTSNPAKEGPSGDLTLYSSAWCCGVDYPWLAEGTADAIVYWSDKPWDHAPGSLFIRELGGVIRYADGTEYHAGRRHTGRLIPAATAQIWEIITTEGAALFQ, encoded by the coding sequence GTGGATGCTCACCGCCTCGAAACCGACGCCGTACTAGAGCTGCTCAAACACGTCGCGACCGAATACATCACCCCCCGATTCCGAAAACTCGGGGACGACGAAGTCATGGAAAAAAAACCAGGAGACCTCGTCACCATCGCTGACCGCGAAGCCGAAAAAGCCGTCACCGACTGGCTACACAGCCACGACCCTGAAGCACTCGTCGTCGGCGAAGAAGCCACCGCAGCTGACCCCACCCTCCTCAACAAACTGGCCCACGCTCCCCGCGCCTGGATCATCGACCCAGTCGATGGCACCAAAAACTTCGTCAACGGTCGCAAAGAACACGCAGTCATGCTCGCTGAACTCGCCCACGGAGAAACCGTCCGCGGCTGGATTTGGCAACCCGAACTCGGCCACGCCTACGTCGCCGAAAAAGGCGCCGGCCTCTATCTCGACAACACCCGACTAAACCCCACCCCACGCAGCAACAACCCCGCCGAACTGCGCGTCCTGACCTCCAATCCCGCCAAAGAAGGCCCCTCTGGCGACCTCACCCTCTACTCCTCCGCCTGGTGCTGCGGTGTCGACTACCCCTGGCTTGCTGAAGGAACTGCCGACGCCATCGTCTACTGGTCCGACAAACCCTGGGACCATGCCCCGGGCAGTCTCTTCATCCGCGAACTCGGTGGCGTCATCCGCTATGCAGACGGCACCGAATACCACGCAGGACGCCGGCACACCGGCCGACTCATCCCCGCCGCCACCGCCCAAATCTGGGAAATCATCACCACCGAAGGCGCTGCACTCTTCCAGTAA
- a CDS encoding TIGR01777 family oxidoreductase, which produces MRPGAFLRLSPPFAPIQPHQEAQSLADGTALLRFGSPWGPTWVAQHQSQDYRPPHRFVDVGTIPALGSLGERFFHWRHQHDFTEVGEGTRITDSVLSNVPGAMLRSMFAFRHAVLEKDLTTHRTMRQLHPEPMTVAITGASGLVGRQLSALLTTGGHRVIHLVRRKADQSTFVTDNDGNLIRSERFWDTNNPAPDLLEGVDAVVHLAGASIAGRFNEQHKKTIWSSRIGPTAALAHLAGTKPFICASAVGIYGHDRPEPVDETSCRGQGFLADVVQAWEADAHTAAGRVVNIRTGIVQSSQGGVLGLQRPLYQAGLGGPLGGGQQWLPWIALDDLIDIYYRALVDDRLHGPVNAVAPNPVKQKDWAATIGKVLHRPAFLPTPGQAPTLLLGSQGTRELALASQHVLPGVLAKIGHEFRYLQLTAALKHELGREKLLT; this is translated from the coding sequence ATGCGGCCCGGTGCGTTCCTGCGGCTATCACCGCCATTCGCCCCGATACAGCCACACCAAGAAGCGCAATCACTTGCAGACGGAACAGCACTACTACGTTTCGGTAGCCCCTGGGGGCCAACCTGGGTTGCACAACATCAATCCCAGGACTACCGGCCACCACACCGCTTCGTCGATGTCGGAACCATCCCAGCCCTGGGCAGCCTAGGAGAACGTTTCTTCCACTGGAGACACCAACACGACTTCACCGAAGTCGGCGAGGGAACCCGCATCACCGATTCAGTGCTCTCCAACGTTCCCGGCGCGATGTTGCGATCCATGTTCGCGTTCCGACACGCTGTCCTGGAAAAAGACCTCACCACTCACCGCACGATGCGCCAACTCCACCCCGAACCCATGACAGTGGCAATCACCGGCGCATCAGGCCTAGTCGGACGACAGCTCTCTGCACTGCTGACCACAGGCGGACACCGAGTAATCCACCTCGTCAGAAGAAAAGCAGACCAATCCACCTTCGTTACCGACAACGACGGCAACCTCATCCGCAGCGAACGTTTCTGGGACACAAACAACCCCGCTCCAGACCTCCTCGAGGGCGTAGACGCAGTAGTCCACCTCGCTGGAGCATCCATTGCTGGCCGCTTCAATGAACAACACAAAAAAACAATCTGGTCCTCCCGTATTGGCCCGACAGCAGCTCTGGCCCACCTCGCCGGTACAAAACCCTTCATATGTGCCTCTGCAGTAGGTATCTACGGGCATGATCGCCCCGAACCCGTCGACGAAACCTCCTGTCGAGGTCAAGGATTCCTCGCCGACGTAGTCCAGGCTTGGGAAGCTGACGCCCACACCGCAGCAGGGCGAGTCGTCAACATACGCACCGGAATCGTTCAATCCAGCCAGGGCGGTGTCCTAGGCTTACAGCGGCCTCTCTACCAGGCCGGACTTGGCGGCCCTCTTGGAGGAGGTCAGCAATGGCTCCCCTGGATCGCTCTCGATGACCTTATCGACATCTACTACCGCGCCCTCGTCGACGACCGCCTCCACGGCCCCGTCAATGCCGTCGCGCCCAACCCCGTTAAACAAAAAGACTGGGCAGCCACCATCGGAAAAGTACTTCATCGCCCAGCCTTCCTCCCCACCCCGGGTCAAGCGCCTACGCTCCTACTCGGCAGTCAAGGAACCCGCGAACTTGCCCTTGCCAGCCAACACGTCTTGCCCGGTGTGCTTGCCAAAATCGGTCACGAATTCCGCTACCTCCAGCTCACCGCAGCGCTTAAGCATGAACTAGGACGAGAAAAACTTCTGACCTGA
- a CDS encoding LON peptidase substrate-binding domain-containing protein, whose protein sequence is MARLPLFPLNTVLAPGAALPLQIHEHRHLQLIRDVVRSPEGPEFGVVALRHGRDPDERARIRATVTGCSAVLQNVDNIGSGRLHLDVRGKDRFRVDKILDEPLPYVVAEVTWLSEPDGDEAALPSLARQVRSRLYNYSTMLGQDAPTNFEPRSRRDVDSARRLSYGVIDHTVLSLDEKISLLEAESTEQRLIRARRLLSREIDLIRLFHAIPQEIDPSAINPN, encoded by the coding sequence ATGGCCCGGCTCCCACTCTTCCCCCTCAACACCGTCCTCGCGCCGGGAGCTGCCCTGCCCCTACAAATCCACGAGCATCGGCATCTGCAACTGATTCGTGACGTTGTCCGTAGTCCAGAAGGACCTGAATTCGGAGTGGTGGCCTTGCGTCATGGCCGTGACCCGGATGAGCGTGCCCGTATTCGCGCTACTGTCACTGGTTGTAGTGCTGTTTTGCAGAATGTCGACAACATTGGGTCTGGCCGCCTTCACCTCGACGTTCGTGGCAAGGATCGCTTTCGTGTCGACAAAATTTTGGATGAACCTCTTCCATACGTCGTTGCCGAAGTGACGTGGCTGTCCGAGCCGGATGGGGATGAGGCAGCGCTGCCCTCATTGGCTCGTCAGGTGCGCTCCCGCCTGTACAACTATTCGACGATGCTTGGCCAAGATGCTCCGACGAACTTTGAGCCGCGTAGTCGCCGTGATGTCGATAGCGCACGCCGATTGTCTTACGGTGTTATTGATCACACCGTTCTCAGTCTTGACGAGAAGATTTCCCTGCTCGAAGCAGAGTCAACTGAGCAACGTCTTATTCGTGCGCGTCGGCTTTTGAGCCGTGAGATTGATTTGATCCGGTTGTTTCACGCGATACCTCAGGAGATTGATCCTTCAGCTATCAACCCGAACTGA
- a CDS encoding D-hexose-6-phosphate mutarotase, translating into MPNIDPAQLPTGVTLTQGQSGLPVLRIDTPAATGEIYLYGAHITAWTPAGAEPVLWMSQHSTFEPGTAIRGGIPICAPWFGPGKRNDKKPAHGWFRTNTWELSAATTDNNGAPTLTFTIDAANATLPEGTPTGIRGEYTVTFGQTLDLALTITSDEDYELEEALHAYIAVSDVTTISVEGLDGTRYADKAPGGRAVNAQSGPLRLTRETDRVYAHDSTAEIIDPGNNRAITLTKSGSASTVIWNPWQTKAAALPDFGDDEWTHMVCFETANALAKAVQLPAGGSHTMRATYGLRTL; encoded by the coding sequence ATGCCGAACATCGACCCTGCACAACTGCCAACCGGTGTGACCCTCACCCAGGGACAAAGCGGACTACCCGTCCTGCGCATCGACACCCCCGCAGCAACCGGCGAGATCTACCTCTACGGCGCACACATCACCGCATGGACCCCCGCCGGCGCCGAACCCGTCCTATGGATGAGCCAACACTCCACCTTTGAACCCGGCACCGCTATCCGCGGCGGCATCCCCATCTGCGCACCCTGGTTCGGCCCCGGCAAACGCAACGACAAAAAACCCGCCCACGGATGGTTCCGCACCAACACCTGGGAACTCAGCGCTGCCACCACCGACAACAACGGTGCACCCACCCTCACCTTCACCATCGACGCAGCCAACGCCACCCTCCCCGAAGGAACCCCGACCGGCATCCGCGGCGAATACACCGTCACCTTCGGTCAAACTCTCGACCTCGCACTCACCATCACCAGCGACGAAGACTACGAACTCGAAGAAGCCCTCCACGCCTACATCGCCGTATCCGACGTCACCACCATCAGCGTCGAAGGCCTCGACGGCACCCGTTACGCCGACAAAGCCCCCGGCGGACGCGCCGTCAACGCCCAGTCCGGCCCCCTAAGACTCACTCGCGAAACCGACCGCGTCTACGCCCACGACAGCACCGCCGAAATCATCGACCCCGGCAACAACCGCGCCATCACCCTCACCAAAAGCGGCTCAGCCAGCACCGTCATCTGGAACCCCTGGCAGACCAAAGCCGCAGCACTGCCCGACTTCGGCGACGACGAATGGACACACATGGTCTGCTTCGAAACCGCCAACGCACTCGCCAAAGCCGTGCAACTCCCCGCAGGAGGCTCCCACACCATGCGCGCCACCTACGGCCTACGCACACTCTGA